From Deltaproteobacteria bacterium, a single genomic window includes:
- a CDS encoding tripartite tricarboxylate transporter TctB family protein produces the protein MKLRPAALFSLVALIFFCVFVYNAQEWRLQARLYPWAIGIPMLILAVIQFVMDLKGVKAKEAADAPMDFQFSGQKELPPDVVRKRTITMFAWMFGFFAMIYFLGYVIAIPLMIFTYLKFQSNENWVLSTTLTVVAFIFFYSLFVKLLNLPFPDGMIQTWLGIGA, from the coding sequence GTGAAACTTAGACCCGCAGCGCTGTTTAGCCTTGTCGCACTGATTTTCTTTTGCGTGTTCGTTTACAACGCTCAGGAGTGGCGCTTGCAAGCGAGACTGTATCCCTGGGCGATCGGTATCCCGATGCTGATCCTCGCCGTCATCCAATTCGTCATGGATTTGAAAGGTGTCAAAGCCAAAGAGGCCGCCGACGCGCCGATGGACTTTCAGTTCTCCGGGCAGAAAGAGCTGCCGCCTGACGTTGTGCGTAAACGAACCATCACGATGTTTGCATGGATGTTTGGCTTTTTTGCCATGATTTATTTTCTCGGCTACGTGATCGCTATTCCGTTAATGATTTTCACTTATCTAAAGTTTCAGTCCAACGAGAACTGGGTGTTATCGACCACTTTGACCGTTGTCGCTTTCATCTTCTTTTACAGCCTCTTCGTCAAGCTGCTTAATCTGCCCTTCCCCGACGGCATGATCCAGACCTGGCTTGGCATCGGCGCGTAG
- a CDS encoding acyl-CoA dehydrogenase, giving the protein MDFHLTAEEESLRQTVAAFVRDELVPLEAEFTDAPDIFEGTRWKSRAKLSRDPEVKRYIALMEGLEKKAEAKGLWYLDVPKAYGGLEVSNLAMIAATEELEKSSIPFELGNHVSNILFNCKGEQIDRFLWPCIRGEKTSAFGLSEPASGADPSMLETTATPDGDYFVINGSKVFPTFADVADFVQLFARLPGTKGREGVTCFLIETGTPGYRVVRSIATIAGTEPCELLFEDCRVHKSQVLGEVGNGWALNQAWLGARRFQVGMRAHGQAQRILRVVANQVRRDPKEAAKYTEIFGHYLGELEALRTLTYLGSWKADQKMDVRVEAANVKLFGTELLHKIIDFALEALGPAALRKEYVVARAFRHARARRIIEGPSEIQRHIIQRALYRAGVGPLEPQ; this is encoded by the coding sequence ATGGATTTTCATCTCACCGCCGAAGAAGAAAGCCTGCGCCAGACCGTGGCGGCGTTCGTCCGCGATGAATTGGTTCCGCTGGAAGCGGAATTTACTGACGCACCCGACATTTTCGAAGGCACGCGCTGGAAAAGCCGGGCGAAACTGAGCCGCGATCCGGAAGTGAAGCGCTACATAGCGTTGATGGAAGGGCTGGAGAAGAAGGCCGAAGCCAAAGGGCTCTGGTATCTCGATGTTCCCAAAGCCTACGGCGGCTTGGAAGTCAGCAACTTGGCGATGATCGCGGCGACCGAGGAGCTGGAGAAGAGCTCGATCCCGTTCGAGCTCGGCAACCACGTCTCGAACATCTTATTCAATTGTAAGGGCGAGCAGATTGATCGTTTCTTGTGGCCCTGCATTCGCGGTGAAAAAACTTCGGCTTTTGGCTTAAGCGAGCCGGCTTCGGGCGCTGATCCTTCGATGCTAGAGACGACGGCGACGCCCGATGGCGATTACTTCGTCATCAATGGGAGCAAAGTCTTTCCGACCTTTGCTGACGTGGCCGATTTTGTGCAGTTGTTCGCCCGCTTGCCGGGCACCAAAGGCCGCGAAGGCGTGACATGTTTCTTAATCGAAACCGGCACGCCGGGCTATCGCGTCGTGCGCAGCATCGCCACCATCGCCGGCACCGAGCCCTGCGAATTGCTGTTCGAAGATTGCCGCGTGCACAAATCGCAAGTGTTGGGCGAAGTCGGCAACGGCTGGGCGCTGAATCAGGCTTGGCTCGGCGCGCGCCGCTTTCAAGTCGGCATGCGCGCCCACGGCCAGGCGCAGCGGATTCTACGCGTGGTCGCCAACCAGGTGCGCCGCGACCCAAAAGAAGCGGCGAAGTACACGGAAATCTTCGGGCACTATCTCGGCGAGCTCGAAGCGCTGCGCACGCTGACCTATTTGGGCTCCTGGAAGGCCGATCAAAAAATGGACGTGCGCGTCGAAGCCGCCAATGTGAAGCTGTTTGGAACGGAGTTGCTCCACAAGATCATCGACTTCGCGTTGGAAGCGCTCGGGCCCGCAGCGCTGCGCAAAGAATACGTGGTCGCGCGCGCCTTCCGCCACGCCCGAGCGCGGCGGATTATCGAGGGCCCGTCGGAGA